The segment TAGACTCCCTTTCCATAAATACACAACCGGAAAAAGTTCGAAAAATGATCGGGTACCTTCCTCAACACTTTCATGTTTATCCACAATTAACACCTATCGAGATCCTTGATTATGTTGGGGTGATGAAAGGCGTAACGAACAAGAAAGAGCGTAGGGAACAAGTTTTACACTGGTTACACGAGGTGAATCTCACTTCCAAAGCACATGAGAAACTGAAAACATTCTCCCACGGGATGAAGCAGCGTGTCGGAATAGCGCAGGCATTCATGGGGAATCCAAAACTAGTCATTTTGGATGAACCAACCGTTGGGCTCGATCCGGAAGAACGGCTCCGTCTCCGAAACCTCTTATCCAAGGAGGGCCTGAACAAAAGCATCCTCCTTTCTACCCATGTTGTGACAGATATAGAAAGTAGTTGTTATGAAATCGCGGTTTTAAGAAAAGGCAAGCTGATGTTGGATGCTACCGTCGATCAATTAAGGGAAAGAGCATGTGGCAAGGTTTGGGAGGGGACCGTTCCTTCTGGGTATTTGGAGAACCTTGCGGAGGATACCATTTTATGTTCAGAGCATCGAGGCAGCACGATACATGCACGAGTTTTGGCGGAAGAAAAACCGTTTTATGGCGCAAAGATGTTAGAACCCACTCTTGAGGACGGCTACCTCGCCCTTTTAGGAGGACCTACCCCATGAAATTTCTAAAACAGCTGCAATTGGAAGGTAGATTCATTTTCAAGAATTGGTTCTTTCTTATAGCGCCACTGCTATATGGAATTGGAATGGCCATTTGGTTGACCAATCAGAGGGAGGGAAGCATCAATTATATTGGCCAATTTGCTGCAAGCTTCTCTAAAGCTAATAACGAATTTCTTGCTATCGGCCATACGCTTTCACTCGGCGTGATCTTTCTGGCAAGTGT is part of the Sutcliffiella sp. FSL R7-0096 genome and harbors:
- a CDS encoding ABC transporter ATP-binding protein produces the protein MIEIRNLSKTYKQHQALSSINLQISTGIFGLLGPNGAGKSTLMRIMATLMKPSEGDVLIDSLSINTQPEKVRKMIGYLPQHFHVYPQLTPIEILDYVGVMKGVTNKKERREQVLHWLHEVNLTSKAHEKLKTFSHGMKQRVGIAQAFMGNPKLVILDEPTVGLDPEERLRLRNLLSKEGLNKSILLSTHVVTDIESSCYEIAVLRKGKLMLDATVDQLRERACGKVWEGTVPSGYLENLAEDTILCSEHRGSTIHARVLAEEKPFYGAKMLEPTLEDGYLALLGGPTP